One window from the genome of Jiangella alba encodes:
- a CDS encoding dihydrofolate reductase family protein, whose product MRKIVNVTHVSLDGVMERMEDWHFDYVGDSDMGDFFGGTLRGCDLLVLGRRTYEGFAATSPQETGEIADKLNTMTKLVASTTLRDPAWTNTTVISGGVAAELARREAEAGGDIITYGWGPIAHALAEGGLMDEIHIGINATMAG is encoded by the coding sequence ATGCGGAAGATCGTGAACGTCACGCACGTCAGTCTCGACGGGGTGATGGAGCGGATGGAGGACTGGCACTTCGACTACGTCGGCGACTCTGACATGGGTGACTTCTTCGGCGGTACGCTTCGCGGTTGCGACCTGCTCGTGCTGGGTCGGCGCACCTACGAGGGTTTCGCCGCGACGTCGCCGCAGGAGACCGGCGAGATCGCCGACAAGCTCAACACCATGACGAAGCTCGTCGCCTCGACCACGCTGCGTGATCCGGCGTGGACCAACACGACGGTCATCTCCGGCGGCGTCGCCGCTGAACTGGCCCGGCGCGAGGCGGAAGCGGGTGGCGACATCATCACGTACGGATGGGGCCCGATCGCGCACGCGCTGGCCGAGGGCGGCCTGATGGACGAGATCCACATCGGCATCAACGCCACCATGGCCGGCTGA
- a CDS encoding IS110 family transposase: MSVLQVALAPSTVVVAVDPGNVMNRVWVSNGAGLVEEPVSLPVARSRIAALEKMLAAHGGELVIAIEATGSLHRAWAGELERLHPGAIRLFAPSETRSARTQLGSGRFKTDDRDCAALTYLARQGVGRGQGEESAVEELRAAVRHRRGLVAERKTARLAPSASPARCAKSRHRLSSLCAPTPVTAAAGHRYSGPAGRLGTPFSQR, translated from the coding sequence ATGTCGGTGCTTCAGGTGGCGCTTGCGCCTTCGACGGTGGTGGTGGCGGTCGATCCGGGCAATGTGATGAACCGGGTCTGGGTCAGCAACGGGGCCGGTCTGGTGGAGGAGCCGGTGTCGTTGCCGGTGGCGCGGTCGAGGATCGCGGCGCTGGAGAAGATGCTCGCGGCTCATGGCGGGGAGCTGGTGATCGCGATCGAGGCGACCGGGAGCTTGCACCGGGCCTGGGCCGGGGAGCTGGAGCGGCTCCACCCGGGCGCGATCCGGCTGTTCGCTCCCTCGGAAACCAGGTCCGCGCGGACCCAGCTGGGCTCGGGCAGGTTCAAGACCGATGACCGCGACTGCGCGGCGCTGACCTATCTGGCGCGGCAGGGTGTCGGACGTGGGCAGGGCGAGGAGTCGGCGGTGGAGGAGCTGCGTGCCGCGGTCCGTCACCGTCGGGGCCTGGTCGCGGAGCGGAAGACGGCCCGGCTCGCGCCAAGCGCATCACCTGCGCGATGTGCGAAATCACGACACCGCCTTTCATCACTCTGTGCGCCGACGCCGGTAACGGCCGCTGCCGGCCATCGATACAGCGGCCCTGCCGGCCGGCTTGGCACGCCGTTCTCGCAGAGGTGA
- a CDS encoding NEW3 domain-containing protein → MFLIKRPDRLAALAAIGGLAAAALTAPTGAATGTPAVDPSSSAIVVDAGYLRLGMDRSGQVTSLVDMRSARDHIATGQGTAPLVSLLVDGTQVMPSALRSGGSKLTFTGAGGFEVVVEVEDRTTYTTFEITEATAPNGGDLQAVLWGPLPTSITHTLGESVGIVRDTEFALGMKPLTDRTEGGWPRELWNTPTGWQNQVAGNPSKVTVAPLEEWSVGARTPWGTLLRAFTFDYTKPRTRMAVSYGGTPFPMPVGTLPADIANVTGSKIALYGTTPDMAPTVLSNIAQEQDLPYPTIGGQWQKTAQATNQSMLILEDLDTGNVAQGAQFAVAGGMSLIDGLRGVGGPWRTNGHYQFHSAFGGSDSEATELVNTAEAHGVRVAVHTLSSFIDGDDPYVVSPANDDLAYGLSTTLAQGIGTTGNTIYLTSCAPLDTTMPGDRIRIDDEFLAYGGYREVNGQCEVTGVVRGRWSSAAAAHETGATVRRVGRNPYGGAIGGLPIIDAIATRFATVWNTTGIAGMSFDGLEEAATTGWGSYGISRLVNGTFRQQTNPDGFISETSRMTSNVWDALSRASWGESFNNIDQLFINNLYYDANYLPGALGWIHISGHSNVQSVEDLLARGAGLNAGANFRAWIASLEGGPNTAKVLEAIKQWETARNLGAFTAEQRAKLQDRSTHWHLSVVTPGERWSLQELNAAGQPVGDPQAVVAPTPELDAGPLPAAARGALYEARVTTNTPTTTRYAVTSGTLPEGLVLNADTGGIVGRPDALGTARFTITAYQSAGLPTAQRDYEIDVARTPEPHLTLTTAGSAAPGVTTQAETRLTVHGSKPITDVQVTLTAPAGWTVEATALATFGRLPQPGGTRGRISPSETVTTTWQVSIPADAVVGEQELTATVHYVDRNSQRSVSATTSLQVALENAALGKEATQKSTLWDSPASNAVDGNTDGRFSGGSITHTAVPETEAWWQVDLGTSRTIDSVDIWNGTEYYGNRMKDFWVIASDQPITTDSLAEARATPGATAIMVAALTGRPSVVDVPDGTTARYVRIQLASTINPLSLAEVQVHVR, encoded by the coding sequence ATGTTCCTGATCAAACGACCAGACAGACTGGCCGCGCTGGCTGCCATCGGTGGGCTGGCGGCCGCGGCTCTGACCGCGCCGACAGGTGCGGCAACAGGCACGCCGGCGGTTGACCCGAGCAGCTCCGCGATCGTCGTCGACGCCGGATACCTACGGCTGGGAATGGACCGCTCCGGCCAGGTCACCAGCCTGGTGGACATGCGCAGCGCGAGAGACCACATCGCGACCGGACAGGGCACCGCGCCACTGGTCAGTCTGCTGGTCGACGGGACGCAGGTGATGCCCTCGGCGCTTCGCTCCGGCGGCAGCAAGCTCACGTTCACCGGCGCAGGCGGCTTCGAGGTCGTTGTCGAGGTCGAGGACCGGACCACCTACACGACCTTCGAGATCACCGAGGCCACCGCACCCAACGGTGGCGACCTCCAGGCCGTGCTCTGGGGGCCGCTGCCGACAAGCATCACCCATACCCTCGGCGAGAGCGTCGGCATCGTGCGTGACACCGAGTTCGCTCTGGGGATGAAGCCGCTGACCGACCGCACCGAGGGCGGCTGGCCCCGCGAGCTGTGGAACACCCCGACCGGCTGGCAGAACCAGGTCGCGGGCAACCCCTCGAAAGTGACCGTGGCTCCGCTGGAGGAGTGGAGCGTCGGGGCGCGCACCCCGTGGGGGACCTTGCTGCGGGCCTTCACCTTCGACTACACCAAACCGCGCACCCGCATGGCCGTCAGCTATGGCGGCACGCCGTTCCCGATGCCGGTCGGCACGCTGCCGGCCGACATCGCCAACGTGACTGGCTCGAAGATCGCCTTGTATGGCACCACCCCGGACATGGCGCCCACCGTGCTATCCAACATCGCTCAGGAGCAAGACCTGCCCTATCCCACAATCGGCGGACAATGGCAGAAGACGGCTCAGGCGACCAACCAGTCGATGCTGATCCTGGAGGACTTGGACACCGGCAACGTCGCCCAGGGTGCCCAGTTTGCCGTGGCGGGCGGGATGAGCCTGATCGACGGGCTGCGCGGCGTAGGCGGGCCATGGCGAACCAACGGGCATTACCAGTTCCATAGTGCGTTCGGTGGCAGTGACAGTGAGGCCACAGAGCTGGTGAACACCGCCGAGGCCCACGGTGTCCGGGTGGCAGTGCACACCTTGTCGAGCTTCATCGATGGCGACGACCCGTACGTCGTCTCGCCGGCCAACGATGACCTTGCCTACGGGCTCAGCACCACCCTGGCCCAGGGTATCGGCACCACCGGCAACACGATCTACCTGACCAGCTGCGCACCGCTGGACACCACCATGCCAGGCGACCGGATCAGGATCGATGACGAGTTTCTCGCCTACGGCGGCTATCGCGAGGTCAACGGCCAATGCGAGGTCACCGGTGTGGTCCGGGGGCGGTGGAGCTCGGCAGCCGCCGCGCACGAGACAGGTGCGACTGTCAGGCGCGTCGGCAGGAACCCGTACGGTGGTGCGATCGGCGGTCTGCCGATCATCGACGCCATCGCGACCCGCTTCGCCACCGTGTGGAACACCACAGGCATCGCCGGGATGTCCTTCGATGGCCTGGAAGAGGCAGCGACGACCGGCTGGGGCAGCTACGGCATCTCCCGTCTGGTCAACGGCACCTTCCGCCAGCAGACCAACCCGGACGGATTCATCTCCGAGACCAGCCGCATGACCTCCAACGTCTGGGACGCACTCTCGAGGGCCAGTTGGGGCGAATCGTTCAACAACATCGATCAGCTGTTCATCAACAACCTCTACTACGACGCGAACTATCTGCCGGGAGCGCTCGGCTGGATCCACATCAGCGGCCACAGCAACGTCCAGTCCGTCGAAGATCTCCTGGCCCGCGGGGCAGGACTCAATGCCGGGGCCAACTTCCGCGCCTGGATCGCCAGCCTGGAGGGCGGGCCGAACACCGCGAAGGTGCTGGAAGCCATCAAGCAGTGGGAGACCGCGCGAAACCTCGGCGCGTTCACCGCCGAGCAGCGCGCCAAGCTCCAGGACCGGTCGACGCACTGGCACCTGTCGGTTGTGACACCGGGCGAGCGATGGTCGCTGCAGGAACTGAACGCTGCCGGACAGCCGGTCGGCGACCCGCAGGCCGTCGTCGCTCCGACCCCGGAGCTCGACGCTGGACCGCTGCCCGCAGCGGCCAGGGGTGCCCTGTACGAAGCGCGGGTGACGACCAACACGCCGACGACCACGCGATACGCCGTGACCTCGGGAACCTTGCCCGAAGGGCTCGTGCTCAATGCCGACACCGGCGGAATCGTGGGGAGGCCGGACGCTCTGGGAACGGCGCGGTTCACGATCACGGCGTACCAGAGCGCCGGACTGCCGACAGCGCAGCGGGACTACGAGATCGACGTCGCCAGGACGCCGGAACCGCATCTGACTCTCACCACCGCCGGGTCAGCTGCGCCCGGAGTCACCACGCAGGCCGAAACCCGGCTGACCGTGCACGGTTCGAAGCCCATCACCGACGTCCAGGTGACGCTCACCGCCCCGGCAGGGTGGACGGTCGAGGCGACCGCCCTGGCAACCTTTGGCCGCCTGCCACAGCCCGGTGGTACACGTGGCCGGATCTCGCCGTCCGAGACCGTGACGACCACGTGGCAGGTGAGCATTCCAGCGGACGCAGTGGTCGGTGAGCAGGAACTGACCGCAACTGTCCACTACGTCGATCGCAACAGCCAGCGGTCTGTGTCGGCCACAACATCGCTTCAGGTCGCTCTGGAGAACGCCGCCCTCGGCAAGGAGGCGACCCAGAAGAGCACCTTGTGGGACTCACCAGCGTCCAACGCGGTGGACGGCAACACTGACGGCAGATTCTCGGGCGGCTCAATCACGCACACCGCTGTGCCGGAGACCGAGGCCTGGTGGCAGGTCGACCTCGGTACTTCCAGAACCATCGACAGCGTCGACATCTGGAACGGCACCGAGTACTACGGCAACCGAATGAAGGACTTCTGGGTCATCGCCTCCGACCAGCCGATCACCACCGACTCGCTCGCCGAGGCCCGCGCTACCCCGGGCGCGACGGCGATCATGGTCGCCGCGCTGACCGGGCGTCCGAGCGTCGTCGACGTGCCGGACGGCACCACCGCCCGTTACGTCCGCATCCAGCTCGCCTCGACCATCAACCCGCTGTCCCTCGCTGAGGTCCAGGTCCACGTCCGATGA
- a CDS encoding LacI family DNA-binding transcriptional regulator, giving the protein MATSAEVARLAGVSRATVSRVLSGGTKVKDETRKRVEAAARSLGYEPDVAAQSVAGARSKTIALGFFANDVWALSHLIRPQYHFHLDVLRHVEGALAGAGYDLLLPSRPNSASSAGYVRLLRARRVAGAIMVACPPGDRRVQALVESQLPTVFIDSIGEGPRATFVTSDNTEGAQQITEHLLDLGHRRIARVIGTETDPSGRDRLTGIRAALSARGVPEDSGLARTSDWSTEGAYREMLSLLAVRRDFTAVIAESDMMAIGILRALHEHGLRVPEDVSVTGFDDIDLCAFTQPPLTTVRQDAEVMGTGAVRALLDIIGGTNGPPLVLPTDVVVRQSTTVPRS; this is encoded by the coding sequence ATGGCCACGAGTGCTGAGGTGGCGCGCCTGGCGGGGGTCTCCCGGGCGACGGTGTCCCGGGTTCTTTCGGGTGGGACGAAGGTCAAGGATGAGACGCGCAAGCGAGTCGAGGCCGCGGCGCGGAGCCTTGGCTACGAACCTGACGTCGCGGCGCAGAGCGTGGCGGGCGCCCGATCCAAGACGATCGCGCTGGGCTTTTTCGCGAACGACGTGTGGGCGCTGTCCCATTTGATCCGTCCGCAGTACCACTTCCACCTCGACGTGCTGCGCCACGTCGAGGGCGCGTTGGCCGGAGCAGGCTACGACCTGTTGCTGCCGTCCCGCCCGAACAGCGCCTCGAGCGCTGGCTACGTGCGGCTGCTGCGAGCCCGGCGGGTCGCCGGCGCGATCATGGTCGCCTGCCCGCCCGGTGACCGTCGTGTCCAGGCCCTGGTCGAATCCCAACTGCCGACCGTCTTCATCGACTCGATCGGTGAGGGCCCAAGGGCGACCTTCGTGACGTCGGACAACACCGAAGGTGCCCAGCAGATCACTGAGCACCTACTCGACTTGGGGCACCGGCGCATCGCCCGCGTGATCGGCACCGAGACCGACCCCTCCGGCCGCGATCGCCTGACGGGCATCCGGGCTGCGCTATCGGCGCGCGGCGTCCCGGAGGACTCCGGCCTCGCGCGCACATCGGACTGGTCCACGGAGGGCGCCTATCGGGAGATGCTGAGCCTACTGGCGGTTCGGCGTGACTTCACGGCGGTGATCGCCGAGAGCGACATGATGGCGATCGGCATCCTGCGCGCCCTGCACGAGCACGGTCTGCGAGTGCCCGAGGACGTGTCGGTGACCGGGTTCGACGACATTGACCTGTGCGCGTTCACCCAACCTCCGCTGACGACGGTGCGACAGGATGCCGAAGTGATGGGTACTGGCGCCGTTCGCGCGTTGCTGGACATCATCGGCGGCACCAACGGACCGCCCCTCGTGCTGCCCACCGACGTCGTGGTCCGCCAATCGACCACCGTGCCGCGCTCATGA
- a CDS encoding GntR family transcriptional regulator, translated as MAESTASTGPLIVRTKTELIRELLERDIIEGRRPPGSRIVLDEVARDLGVSKIPVREALMSLESQGLVVQTPHTGPRVAPLSLREFRAIYLLREETEALVGRLAAASIDDATIDEMRQVNDAMRAELGGDATRLGNLNTEFHLAIARASTFESLVEAVSQSLRTVRRYRAVVHSLATNWETAVAEHEGVLAALQTRDPVEVERVIRAHVGSQRDFELADNAGDEPG; from the coding sequence GTGGCTGAGAGCACGGCGTCCACCGGACCACTGATCGTGCGCACGAAGACGGAACTCATCAGGGAGCTCCTGGAACGGGACATCATCGAGGGCCGCCGGCCACCGGGCAGCCGCATCGTGCTCGACGAGGTCGCCCGCGATCTCGGCGTCAGCAAGATCCCCGTCCGCGAGGCGCTGATGAGCCTGGAGTCGCAGGGGCTGGTGGTGCAGACCCCGCACACCGGGCCGCGGGTCGCTCCCCTGTCGTTGCGCGAGTTCCGGGCGATCTACCTGCTGCGTGAGGAGACCGAAGCCCTGGTCGGGCGGCTGGCGGCGGCCAGTATCGACGACGCGACCATCGACGAGATGCGCCAGGTCAACGACGCCATGCGCGCCGAACTCGGCGGCGACGCCACCAGGCTGGGCAATCTCAACACCGAGTTCCATCTCGCGATCGCCCGGGCGAGCACGTTCGAGTCCCTCGTCGAGGCGGTGAGCCAATCGCTGCGCACGGTGCGCCGCTACCGCGCCGTCGTGCATTCCCTCGCCACGAACTGGGAGACCGCCGTCGCCGAGCACGAAGGCGTGCTCGCCGCCCTGCAGACCCGCGACCCGGTCGAAGTCGAACGAGTCATCCGCGCACACGTCGGCAGCCAACGCGACTTCGAGCTCGCCGACAACGCCGGCGACGAACCCGGCTGA
- a CDS encoding carbohydrate ABC transporter permease gives MPAGALLLAVLVYPLAGAMVDAFFHHDLLTPGRTFAGFDNIAMALDRLWPLLSTTLLFAVPATLIPFCIGLVAALGLNQRMRGRGLLRTALLFPWVLPGVVVSFLWLWIFDANYGVLNGVLRALGLTDSNIGWLNSDWSAMLAVIVARSWATFPWMMVMLLAALQSFPAEQGEAARVDGANAWQRFRYVTWPGLRPIAGVVVLLEFIWNFQHFDTIYVLTGGGPAGATTSFSLAVYETAFKGFDLGMASAIGLLWLLFLLPIVVLYLRRSEAGR, from the coding sequence ATGCCCGCTGGGGCGCTCCTGCTGGCCGTGCTCGTGTATCCGCTGGCGGGAGCGATGGTGGACGCCTTCTTCCATCACGACCTGCTCACGCCCGGCCGGACCTTCGCCGGGTTCGACAACATCGCCATGGCGCTCGATCGGCTGTGGCCGCTGCTGTCGACCACACTGCTGTTCGCCGTGCCGGCGACGTTGATCCCCTTCTGCATCGGCCTGGTCGCCGCCCTCGGACTGAACCAGCGGATGCGGGGGAGAGGCCTGCTGCGCACCGCGCTGCTGTTCCCCTGGGTCCTGCCGGGGGTCGTCGTGAGCTTCCTGTGGCTGTGGATCTTCGACGCCAACTACGGCGTCCTCAACGGCGTCCTTCGAGCGCTCGGGCTGACCGACTCCAACATCGGGTGGCTCAACTCGGACTGGTCCGCCATGCTCGCCGTCATCGTCGCGCGCAGCTGGGCGACGTTCCCCTGGATGATGGTGATGCTGCTCGCGGCGTTGCAGTCGTTCCCGGCGGAGCAGGGGGAGGCGGCCCGCGTCGACGGCGCCAACGCGTGGCAGCGGTTCCGGTACGTCACCTGGCCGGGCCTGCGTCCCATCGCCGGCGTCGTCGTGCTCCTGGAGTTCATCTGGAACTTCCAGCACTTCGACACGATCTACGTGCTGACCGGCGGCGGACCGGCCGGAGCGACGACGAGCTTCTCCCTGGCGGTGTACGAGACCGCGTTCAAGGGCTTCGACCTGGGCATGGCCAGTGCCATCGGGCTGCTCTGGCTGCTCTTCCTGCTTCCGATCGTCGTGCTGTACCTGCGCAGGTCGGAGGCCGGCAGATGA
- a CDS encoding carbohydrate ABC transporter permease, whose translation MRALRRISLSLVALFGLLPVYWLLTTALKPNAAVFRFPPEFVPRSLTLDHVRAVLNNEDLVRYMLNSVLVSSVTAIGSVLIATYCAYSFSKFQYRGRRTIMLTFLASQLFPHVLLLITMYALFSALGILNTYLVLVIAFTTFTLPLCIWMIKGVFDNIPDEIIEAAKIDGAGQRVILHRILMPLMRPGLIAAGMFAFIRGWNDFVFALTLSGDDTRTLPPGLVNTYLSESASRWPELMAASLIASLPVVLIFLALQRHFVAGLSSGAVKG comes from the coding sequence GTGCGAGCCTTGCGCAGGATCAGCCTGAGCCTCGTCGCGCTGTTCGGGCTGCTGCCCGTGTACTGGCTCCTCACCACCGCCCTCAAGCCGAACGCCGCGGTCTTCAGGTTCCCGCCCGAGTTCGTCCCGAGGAGCCTCACCCTCGACCACGTCCGGGCCGTGCTGAACAACGAGGACCTGGTGCGCTACATGCTCAACAGCGTGCTGGTCTCGTCGGTCACCGCGATCGGCAGCGTGCTCATCGCCACGTACTGCGCCTACTCGTTCTCCAAGTTCCAGTACCGCGGCCGGCGCACGATCATGCTGACCTTCCTGGCATCGCAGCTCTTTCCGCACGTCCTGCTGCTCATCACCATGTACGCGCTGTTCAGCGCGCTGGGGATTCTCAACACCTACCTCGTGCTGGTCATCGCCTTCACGACGTTCACGCTGCCGTTGTGCATCTGGATGATCAAAGGCGTCTTCGACAACATCCCGGACGAGATCATCGAGGCGGCGAAGATCGACGGCGCCGGCCAGCGGGTCATCCTGCACCGGATCCTCATGCCCCTGATGCGCCCGGGCCTCATCGCGGCCGGAATGTTCGCCTTCATCCGGGGCTGGAACGACTTCGTCTTCGCGCTCACCCTGTCCGGCGACGACACCAGAACCCTTCCGCCGGGCCTGGTCAACACGTACCTGAGCGAATCGGCGAGCAGATGGCCCGAGCTCATGGCCGCCTCACTCATCGCCTCGCTTCCCGTCGTCCTCATCTTCCTCGCCCTCCAACGACACTTCGTGGCGGGCCTCAGCTCCGGTGCCGTCAAGGGCTAG
- a CDS encoding sugar ABC transporter substrate-binding protein: MSRSTPAHAGRRTRSAVFAGICVVGLATACGGDDSSTSAPDPEASAQLEDFTFTSWNYGEDAQKQLITDEAAGFTDGKGIEATLSSFPFAEYKNQIVLRSRSGEVTGAAQLDIADLSSLAQLGVLADLGAYAEQGGYTEAALANGQYDGVQYGLPWYTGSIGLVSNTDLLAEAGVSEAPATVADFEDALRQVKALGQDYVPYAFTTKPETIKDVIPWFRTFGSPIVEDGEVKVNDPGAVEALTWLKGLLDDGLIALNIGRPEARTLYAQGRTAFFDDANQVRGTLKSQAEDPAILEATAPIARPVVEPGDTPQSLAWGGLVVVFDSGPVDTAAQFASFITSDPATGLTRYEQIGSAPTTTEALQDPSFTGDAYSSTWQTAITDNAEPNPLWQFPAYGQMEVALATHVQAALLGEETPQDALDAANDEMQALAK; this comes from the coding sequence ATGTCTCGATCGACTCCGGCCCACGCCGGACGCCGCACGCGCAGCGCCGTCTTCGCGGGGATCTGCGTGGTCGGGCTCGCCACCGCCTGCGGCGGCGACGACTCGTCCACGTCCGCTCCCGACCCCGAGGCCTCCGCGCAGCTCGAGGACTTCACCTTCACCAGCTGGAACTACGGTGAGGACGCCCAGAAGCAGCTCATCACCGACGAGGCCGCCGGCTTCACGGACGGCAAGGGGATCGAGGCCACCCTGTCGTCGTTCCCGTTCGCGGAGTACAAGAACCAGATCGTGTTGCGCTCGCGCAGCGGGGAGGTCACGGGCGCCGCGCAGCTCGACATCGCCGACCTCAGCTCGCTGGCTCAGCTCGGGGTGCTGGCGGACCTGGGCGCCTACGCCGAGCAGGGCGGCTACACGGAGGCAGCCCTCGCGAACGGCCAGTACGACGGCGTCCAGTACGGCCTGCCCTGGTACACCGGCTCCATCGGGCTGGTGAGCAACACGGACCTGCTCGCCGAGGCGGGCGTCAGCGAGGCTCCGGCGACGGTGGCCGACTTCGAGGACGCGCTCAGGCAGGTCAAGGCCCTCGGTCAGGACTACGTGCCGTACGCCTTCACCACGAAGCCGGAAACGATCAAGGACGTCATTCCCTGGTTCCGGACGTTCGGGTCCCCGATCGTCGAGGACGGCGAGGTCAAGGTGAACGACCCCGGCGCGGTCGAGGCGCTCACGTGGCTCAAGGGACTTCTCGACGACGGTCTCATCGCGCTCAACATCGGCCGTCCGGAAGCGCGCACCCTGTACGCGCAGGGCCGGACGGCGTTCTTCGACGACGCGAACCAGGTGCGAGGCACGCTGAAGAGCCAGGCCGAGGATCCCGCGATCCTCGAGGCGACGGCGCCGATCGCGCGCCCGGTCGTCGAGCCCGGTGACACCCCGCAATCGCTGGCGTGGGGTGGCTTGGTCGTCGTGTTCGACAGCGGCCCGGTCGACACCGCCGCCCAGTTCGCGAGCTTCATCACGAGCGACCCGGCGACGGGACTGACGCGGTACGAGCAGATCGGCTCGGCTCCGACGACGACCGAAGCGTTGCAGGACCCGTCCTTCACCGGCGACGCCTACAGCTCCACCTGGCAGACCGCCATCACCGACAACGCCGAGCCCAATCCCCTGTGGCAGTTCCCGGCCTACGGCCAGATGGAGGTCGCGCTGGCAACGCACGTTCAGGCGGCGCTGCTGGGGGAGGAGACACCGCAAGACGCACTCGACGCGGCGAACGACGAGATGCAGGCGCTGGCGAAGTGA
- a CDS encoding mandelate racemase/muconate lactonizing enzyme family protein, which yields MTLSVANASGAGALEDKDLEIVSVEAIPLVARFSDLYGGQAPPEWLVHPAASHRTLQRTGQFTTLVRITTAGGLQGLGECYGLPSPRVTATIVDDILAPLLIGRHPLAVDRLWSTMFDAMSGGGHVRGFYLEAMSGADIALWDLKGKALGLPVHALLGGPHRSHIDVYASPVPMFERPAQSAEAAQRFVTEGFRALKLKLGRGIETDVAHAAAVRAAIGDDVDLLVDLNCAYTSDQAVRIGQVLADLGITWFEEPVAVDDVAGYRRLRQALPLTLVNGETLFTRFDFSTFLTEGAVDVIMPNVARAGGISESYKIAALAQTFHTDIAPHGVGSAVGVTAGLHLSAAVPNFRTFEFNQLPNPLRDTLLVEPLRLRDGGLDVPTGPGLGIELDWDRVEAFRVDR from the coding sequence GTGACGCTCTCCGTTGCGAACGCCTCTGGAGCGGGCGCCCTCGAGGACAAGGACCTCGAGATCGTCTCGGTGGAGGCCATTCCCCTGGTGGCCAGGTTCAGCGACCTCTACGGTGGTCAGGCGCCACCGGAGTGGCTGGTGCACCCGGCCGCGAGTCATCGGACGCTCCAGCGCACCGGGCAGTTCACCACGCTGGTGCGCATCACCACCGCGGGCGGGCTCCAGGGGTTGGGCGAGTGCTACGGCCTCCCCAGTCCGAGGGTGACCGCCACCATCGTGGACGACATCCTTGCCCCGCTGCTCATCGGCCGGCATCCACTGGCCGTCGATCGGCTGTGGTCGACGATGTTCGACGCGATGAGTGGCGGCGGCCACGTGCGCGGCTTCTACCTCGAGGCGATGAGCGGGGCCGACATCGCGCTCTGGGACCTCAAGGGCAAGGCGCTGGGGCTTCCGGTGCACGCCCTGCTCGGCGGGCCGCACCGCTCTCACATCGACGTCTACGCCAGCCCGGTGCCGATGTTCGAGCGACCGGCGCAGTCCGCCGAAGCGGCGCAGCGGTTCGTGACGGAGGGCTTTCGCGCGCTCAAGCTGAAGCTCGGGCGGGGCATCGAGACCGACGTCGCGCACGCCGCCGCCGTGCGGGCTGCCATCGGCGACGACGTCGACCTGCTCGTGGATCTCAACTGCGCGTACACGTCCGATCAAGCGGTCCGCATCGGGCAGGTGCTGGCCGATCTCGGCATCACCTGGTTCGAGGAACCGGTCGCGGTCGACGACGTCGCCGGCTACCGGCGTCTGCGGCAGGCGCTCCCGCTGACCCTCGTCAACGGGGAGACACTGTTCACCCGGTTCGACTTCAGCACCTTCCTGACCGAAGGCGCCGTCGACGTGATCATGCCCAACGTCGCACGAGCGGGCGGCATCAGCGAGTCGTACAAGATCGCCGCGCTCGCGCAGACCTTCCACACCGACATCGCGCCGCACGGCGTCGGCTCGGCCGTCGGGGTGACGGCCGGGCTGCACCTGTCGGCCGCGGTGCCGAACTTCCGGACGTTCGAGTTCAACCAGCTGCCCAACCCGCTACGGGATACCCTCCTCGTCGAGCCGTTGCGGTTGCGCGACGGCGGTCTGGACGTGCCCACGGGCCCGGGTCTCGGCATCGAGCTCGACTGGGACCGGGTCGAGGCGTTCCGCGTCGACCGGTGA